A genomic stretch from Cydia amplana chromosome 1, ilCydAmpl1.1, whole genome shotgun sequence includes:
- the LOC134653523 gene encoding uncharacterized protein LOC134653523 has translation MMFHRLALHKLLHLLKLDDFFMKEEGRTKSKRLHNTLLHVEQKMDSCVSILLSVISMLSCLTIPIAGLENPSQIFKDNNMYILYAAASWFERHAAMIDRLIVALALVLICVLSQMVIHGISATNISLNPWKEIGKYNLPKGFRSYYKNRFVK, from the exons ATGATGTTTCATCGATTAGCTTTACACAA ACTATTGCACCTGTTAAAACTTGACGATTTTTTCATGAAAGAAGAGGGACGAACAAAATCAAAACGGCTTCACAACACACTGCTCCACGTGGAACAGAAAATGGATAGTTGTGTGTCAATACTTCTCTCAGTGATCAGCATGTTATCCTGCCTGACGATCCCTATTGCAGGGCTCGAGAATCCCAGTCAAATATTCAAGGACAACAACATGTATATATTGTATGCTGCAGCATCTTGGTTCGAGAGGCATGCGGCAATGATAGACCGACTAATCGTAGCGCTCGCACTGGTGTTGATCTGTGTTTTGTCGCAAATGGTAATACATGGCATTTCAGCCACCAACATTAGCTTAAATCCATGGAAAGAGATAGGGAAATATAATTTGCCTAAAGGCTTTAGGAGTTACTACAAAAACAGATTTGTGAAATAG